One region of Candidatus Cloacimonadota bacterium genomic DNA includes:
- the ruvC gene encoding crossover junction endodeoxyribonuclease RuvC: protein MSKQEIIVGIDPGSKATGYAFLSVENKKIKPLSYGVIKNNPKMTLAKRIAILYDELNNLIEYYKPTIASIEKIFYAKNVRSLVSLGEARGVLLLALEQAQIPIYEYSAREVKKAVVGNGNASKQQVQYMVKNIIKIKEENLQFDVTDACAIALCHINKLQYV from the coding sequence GTGAGTAAGCAAGAGATAATTGTTGGTATCGATCCCGGCTCAAAAGCAACGGGATATGCTTTCCTGTCTGTTGAAAATAAAAAGATCAAACCTCTTTCCTATGGGGTAATAAAGAATAATCCGAAAATGACCTTAGCAAAACGAATCGCAATCCTTTATGATGAACTTAATAACCTCATTGAGTATTATAAACCGACCATTGCAAGCATTGAAAAAATCTTCTATGCAAAGAATGTACGTTCGTTGGTTTCTCTCGGAGAAGCTCGAGGAGTACTTCTACTCGCCCTGGAACAAGCTCAGATCCCCATCTATGAATATTCTGCTCGTGAAGTAAAAAAAGCAGTTGTCGGTAACGGAAATGCTTCAAAGCAGCAGGTTCAATATATGGTAAAAAATATTATTAAGATCAAGGAAGAAAATCTTCAGTTCGACGTCACTGATGCATGTGCAATCGCACTCTGTCATATAAATAAATTGCAATATGTATGA
- the ruvA gene encoding Holliday junction branch migration protein RuvA — protein MYDYIVGRIAEKKTTYTVLETNGIGYYINIPISTYDKLGEINSDGKLFIRFHVRENEQRLFGFATKEERIVFDSLLKVAGIGPKIALSILSGISIKDLFDVVARQDVKLLSTVPGIGKKSSERIIVELKDSFDDLFADKFIEYTASTEEQDFVSDAETALISLGYSKPSVIKMIQKYMRDNKPASAEEIVKAVIRQFYSK, from the coding sequence ATGTATGATTATATAGTAGGAAGAATCGCAGAAAAAAAGACCACATATACGGTCTTAGAAACAAACGGTATCGGATATTATATCAATATCCCAATCAGCACGTATGATAAACTAGGTGAAATAAATTCAGACGGTAAACTCTTTATTCGATTCCATGTTCGGGAAAATGAACAACGTCTTTTCGGATTTGCAACAAAAGAAGAAAGAATTGTGTTCGACTCCCTCCTCAAAGTTGCTGGAATTGGTCCCAAGATAGCGCTATCAATACTATCGGGGATATCAATTAAGGATTTATTTGATGTTGTTGCTCGACAGGACGTTAAGCTGCTTTCAACAGTTCCGGGTATTGGAAAAAAGAGTTCAGAACGCATTATAGTCGAGTTGAAAGATAGTTTCGATGACCTTTTTGCAGATAAATTCATCGAATATACTGCATCAACAGAAGAACAGGATTTTGTGAGTGATGCAGAAACTGCTTTGATTTCCCTTGGATATTCAAAACCATCGGTTATAAAAATGATACAGAAATACATGCGAGATAACAAGCCTGCTTCTGCGGAAGAGATCGTGAAAGCAGTCATTAGACAATTTTATTCAAAATGA
- the rsmB gene encoding 16S rRNA (cytosine(967)-C(5))-methyltransferase RsmB, producing MNPRFAAYHTLNEILLESKTTDNSLYRYASNFSSKQDLDFYYTLVKGSIKQKIHLEFILKHYLDIQKTDPKVMNLLILALFQITSLDSVPPYAAVNETIKISHKVCNKRISNFINAVLRSYLRQDKKIHYPHDDVDFISVKYSFPPYLIKKWLSIFSKKQTISLCEYFNNIPALALRVETDKISIDKFCNYLKNNKLAYRKSKYFNDALIIESSFNVADDEYFKKGLYYIQNESTLLPVLLLDPQKGEHILDMCAAPGGKSFYIASLTEDKAHITAVDNDNGRIGQFKENAKRMNHPSIDIVMKDVLYLKSNKLFEKIFIDAPCTGWGIMQRKSDIRLQSENRLLSLLPLQQKFLEKADTLLKKDGVLVYSTCTINPEENEKQIETFLKNHPNYSFEKPDKYIEKVFVTGNYIKTYPFKHKMDGSFASALRKAA from the coding sequence ATGAACCCGAGATTTGCAGCATATCATACATTGAATGAGATACTTCTTGAAAGTAAGACAACTGATAATTCACTGTATCGCTATGCTTCGAACTTTTCTTCAAAACAAGATCTCGATTTCTATTATACACTCGTAAAAGGAAGCATAAAGCAGAAAATACACCTTGAATTTATTCTCAAGCACTACCTGGATATTCAAAAAACCGATCCAAAGGTCATGAATCTCTTGATATTAGCGCTATTTCAAATAACTTCCCTTGATTCTGTTCCACCGTATGCAGCAGTCAATGAGACGATAAAAATCAGTCATAAAGTATGTAACAAGAGAATAAGTAATTTTATTAATGCTGTTTTAAGATCATATCTTAGGCAGGATAAAAAGATTCATTATCCCCATGATGATGTAGACTTTATATCTGTCAAATACTCGTTTCCCCCTTATCTCATCAAAAAGTGGCTCTCGATATTCAGCAAGAAACAAACAATCTCTCTTTGTGAATATTTCAATAACATACCTGCACTTGCACTTCGTGTAGAAACTGATAAAATATCTATAGATAAATTTTGTAACTATCTAAAAAATAATAAGTTAGCATATCGGAAAAGCAAATATTTCAATGATGCTCTTATCATAGAATCATCCTTTAATGTTGCTGATGATGAGTATTTCAAAAAAGGTTTGTATTACATCCAAAATGAAAGTACACTGCTGCCTGTTTTGCTGCTTGATCCTCAAAAAGGTGAGCATATTCTCGACATGTGTGCAGCTCCTGGCGGAAAATCCTTCTATATTGCTTCATTGACAGAAGATAAGGCACACATAACTGCTGTTGATAATGATAATGGACGAATAGGGCAATTTAAAGAAAATGCAAAACGAATGAACCATCCCTCCATTGATATTGTAATGAAAGATGTCCTATATTTGAAATCAAATAAACTCTTTGAAAAAATCTTTATCGATGCTCCGTGTACAGGATGGGGAATCATGCAAAGAAAATCTGATATTCGACTGCAGTCCGAAAATCGGCTTCTCAGCTTACTTCCACTCCAACAAAAATTCCTTGAAAAAGCTGATACTCTTTTAAAGAAAGATGGTGTTCTTGTCTACTCGACGTGCACGATCAACCCGGAAGAAAATGAAAAACAGATTGAAACATTTCTGAAAAATCATCCAAATTATTCTTTTGAAAAACCTGATAAATATATTGAGAAAGTTTTTGTAACTGGCAATTATATTAAGACTTATCCTTTTAAACATAAAATGGATGGAAGCTTTGCTTCCGCATTAAGGAAAGCAGCATGA
- a CDS encoding PASTA domain-containing protein, translating to MKTLKTIGFVILSFVIIFLLGFAIARTVLYFYTLHRNEVEVPDLTERDYKKAKHDLYKLGLYIDKIGERNSQEILDGSIISQEPLAKTIVKKGYTIDVIVSKGPELIKIPTLDNLTLDEARIRLINSGLEVGNINYSYSNEIQKGKVIYSQPVYGMDVPRNSKIDLVMSLGKIPSSINSRKDLYESLLEDLNENQ from the coding sequence ATGAAAACATTGAAGACTATTGGCTTTGTAATATTGAGTTTTGTCATAATCTTCCTTCTTGGATTTGCTATTGCACGTACTGTGCTGTATTTTTATACCCTGCATAGAAATGAAGTTGAGGTTCCTGATCTCACCGAACGAGATTATAAAAAAGCAAAGCACGATCTTTATAAATTGGGCTTATACATTGATAAAATCGGCGAACGTAACAGCCAGGAAATACTGGATGGAAGTATTATTTCACAGGAACCGCTGGCAAAAACGATCGTGAAAAAAGGATATACGATCGATGTGATCGTGAGTAAAGGTCCGGAACTAATCAAGATACCGACACTTGATAATCTGACACTGGATGAAGCTCGTATCCGACTGATAAATAGTGGTTTGGAAGTGGGGAATATAAATTATTCTTATTCGAACGAAATTCAAAAAGGTAAAGTGATATATAGTCAACCTGTGTATGGAATGGATGTTCCAAGAAATTCAAAAATCGATCTGGTCATGAGTTTAGGGAAAATTCCTTCTTCAATCAACTCGAGGAAAGATCTGTATGAATCTCTGTTGGAAGATCTCAATGAAAATCAGTAA
- the gyrB gene encoding DNA topoisomerase (ATP-hydrolyzing) subunit B has product MVAKYDATRIKVMKGLEAVRKRPAMYIGGTSERGLHHLVYEVVDNSIDEAMGGYCTRIDVIINTDGSATIIDNGRGIPVDKHKEQKVPAIQVVMTMLHAGGKFDDKSYKVSGGLHGVGVSVVNALSKWLEVKVYKNNKIYRQYYERGEVKSDLEIVGSTKKTGTEITFMPDDEIFDDTNFSFDYLSVRLRELAFLNKGVRIILDDKRNEEKHDFKYDGGIVSFVKYLNENKRVIFNRPIYISGERDHTEFEVAIQYNDGYQESILSFANNINTIEGGTHLSGFKSALTRAVNTYIKNSNLSKNDKSSPMGSDIREGITAVVSVKLKDPQFEGQTKTKLQNFDIEGIVNSVVYEKLMEYFEEHPTEAKSISNKAILGARSREAARKARELTRRKSVLESGSLPGKLADCSIEDPTQTEIFLVEGDSAGGSAKMGRDRTFQAILPLWGKMLNTEKARIDKVLNNEKIQPIILALGAGIGDEFDKTKLRYHKIIIMADADVDGQHIATLLLTFFFRYMRQLVEDGHIYIARPPLYLIKKGRMSRYVYSDDQRDDILKELGSTGVSIQRYKGLGEMNADQLWETTLDPEKRILTAVRMDDAIEADRIFTILMGGDVEPRREFIEKNAKYVEVDV; this is encoded by the coding sequence ATGGTAGCAAAATACGATGCAACACGAATCAAAGTAATGAAAGGGCTGGAAGCAGTCCGAAAACGACCCGCTATGTATATTGGCGGGACCAGTGAACGGGGTCTGCACCACCTGGTCTATGAAGTGGTGGATAACAGTATCGACGAAGCAATGGGAGGATACTGTACCCGTATCGATGTGATCATTAACACAGACGGATCTGCAACGATCATCGATAATGGTCGCGGTATTCCCGTTGATAAGCACAAAGAACAAAAAGTTCCCGCAATACAGGTCGTGATGACCATGCTTCATGCTGGCGGAAAATTTGATGATAAATCTTATAAAGTATCCGGTGGATTGCATGGAGTGGGTGTTTCTGTTGTGAATGCTCTCTCCAAATGGCTTGAAGTTAAAGTCTATAAGAATAATAAGATATATCGGCAATATTACGAGCGCGGAGAGGTAAAATCTGATCTTGAAATTGTTGGTTCAACAAAAAAAACAGGTACTGAAATCACGTTCATGCCTGATGATGAAATCTTCGATGATACTAACTTCAGCTTTGATTACCTGTCTGTAAGACTCAGAGAGCTGGCATTCCTCAACAAAGGTGTACGCATCATACTCGATGACAAGCGTAATGAAGAAAAGCATGATTTCAAATATGATGGTGGGATTGTCTCTTTTGTGAAATATCTAAATGAAAACAAAAGAGTCATTTTCAACAGACCAATCTACATCTCAGGTGAAAGAGATCATACAGAGTTTGAGGTTGCTATTCAATATAATGACGGCTATCAGGAATCCATCTTAAGTTTTGCAAACAACATCAACACTATCGAAGGTGGCACACATCTCAGTGGATTTAAATCAGCTCTGACACGTGCTGTAAACACCTACATTAAAAATTCAAACCTTTCAAAAAATGATAAAAGTTCCCCAATGGGAAGTGATATCCGAGAAGGTATAACCGCTGTTGTAAGCGTTAAACTTAAAGATCCACAGTTCGAAGGTCAAACAAAAACCAAACTTCAGAATTTCGATATTGAAGGAATTGTCAATTCAGTTGTATATGAAAAACTGATGGAGTATTTCGAGGAACATCCAACCGAAGCAAAATCGATCTCCAATAAGGCAATTTTAGGTGCACGGTCTCGAGAAGCAGCACGGAAAGCCCGTGAACTGACCAGAAGAAAATCCGTCCTTGAAAGCGGCAGTCTGCCGGGTAAACTTGCAGATTGTTCCATCGAAGATCCCACTCAAACTGAAATATTCCTTGTGGAGGGTGATTCTGCTGGTGGTTCTGCTAAAATGGGAAGAGATAGAACGTTCCAGGCGATCCTTCCGCTCTGGGGTAAAATGCTGAATACAGAAAAAGCGCGTATCGATAAAGTTCTTAATAATGAAAAGATTCAGCCCATCATTCTTGCTCTTGGTGCAGGAATCGGTGATGAGTTCGATAAAACGAAACTTCGCTATCATAAGATCATTATCATGGCTGACGCAGATGTTGATGGACAGCATATTGCAACCCTTCTTCTGACCTTTTTCTTCAGATATATGCGTCAACTTGTCGAGGATGGTCATATTTATATTGCGCGACCACCGCTCTATCTGATCAAGAAAGGGAGAATGTCACGATACGTATATTCTGACGATCAAAGAGATGATATTCTGAAAGAACTTGGATCAACGGGTGTGAGTATCCAGCGTTATAAAGGTCTTGGTGAAATGAATGCGGATCAGCTATGGGAAACCACGTTAGATCCTGAAAAAAGAATTCTTACTGCAGTCCGCATGGATGATGCGATCGAAGCTGATCGTATCTTCACGATCCTCATGGGAGGTGACGTCGAACCAAGAAGGGAATTTATTGAGAAAAATGCAAAATACGTTGAAGTAGATGTGTAA
- the gyrA gene encoding DNA gyrase subunit A translates to MIHDRSRIEQIEIDDVLKKAYLEYSMSVIVSRALPDVRDGLKPSQRRILFAMHELKLEPGKGFRKCAKIAGDTSGNYHPHGEQVIYPTLVRMAQDWSLRYLLVHGQGNFGSQDGDPPAAMRYTEARLHHAAVDLMADLDKDTVDFQPNYDDTRKEPKVFPSKFPNLIVNGSSGIAVGMATNMAPHNISETCDALCTLIDNPDLEPTELLKFIKGPDFPTGGYIIGKQGIRDYFQTGYGKVIIRGKASIETKNNGQEAIVITELPYQLNKTLLIDKIVSLVKDKRIEGISDIRDESGRQGMRLVVTIKRNSDADSVLKKLYKYSQLQVSYVVNNRALVGGVPQVLNMRDLLQNYIDFRHEVVVRRTQYELDNAEKRLHILEGLRIALENIDEIIAIIKKSESTADANENLQKKFGFTEIQAKAILEMRLQKLTGLEREKIELEYRELVKTVEELKSILEIRGKRMQIIKDEVIEMREKYNDDRKTTILDGSADIETEDMIADEEMVVTISHEGYIKRLPIRTYRKQHRGGKGLSGSNLKEEDFIENVFVASTHAFILFFTNFGQCHWLKVHRIPKVGRLARGKAIVNLLQLERDEKIEAYVTVRDFELPHFVTIVTKNGIIKKTELAAYSHPRVGGIIAIKLIEGDELIDAQITEGVNDVILATKHGFGNRFHETDVKAQGRNSQGVIGIRLRGDDQVVSMVIVKRDGTLLSISENGYGKRTPIADYRVTKRGSMGVITMKTTQRNGSLVSVKEVVDDDDLIIITSSGKVIRQHVGSISVISRNTQGMRLITLNEGDKVTDVARVAHEEEDIPEDELENGDIIENDEEVDENVEDDAIDNGISIEPVEEDSDEE, encoded by the coding sequence ATGATTCACGATAGATCAAGAATTGAACAAATTGAAATAGATGATGTGCTGAAAAAAGCATACCTTGAATACTCGATGAGTGTTATAGTATCTCGTGCGCTACCTGATGTTAGGGACGGTCTTAAACCCTCTCAGCGCAGGATCTTATTCGCAATGCATGAACTGAAACTCGAACCAGGAAAAGGATTCCGAAAATGTGCGAAAATTGCAGGTGATACTTCTGGAAACTATCATCCCCACGGTGAGCAAGTCATTTATCCAACGCTTGTGCGAATGGCACAGGATTGGAGCTTGAGATACCTTCTCGTTCATGGACAGGGAAATTTCGGTTCTCAGGATGGTGATCCACCAGCAGCAATGCGATATACTGAAGCTCGTTTGCATCATGCTGCAGTCGATCTTATGGCTGATCTGGATAAAGATACTGTGGATTTCCAGCCAAACTATGACGATACTCGAAAAGAGCCCAAAGTATTCCCATCCAAATTTCCTAATTTGATTGTTAATGGCTCATCAGGTATTGCAGTTGGGATGGCAACAAATATGGCACCCCATAACATTTCCGAAACCTGTGATGCATTATGCACATTGATCGACAATCCAGACCTTGAACCAACCGAACTACTTAAATTTATTAAAGGTCCTGATTTCCCTACAGGTGGTTATATCATTGGAAAGCAAGGTATCAGAGATTATTTCCAGACCGGCTATGGGAAAGTTATCATTCGCGGTAAAGCATCGATCGAGACAAAAAATAACGGGCAGGAAGCAATTGTCATAACCGAGCTTCCGTATCAACTCAATAAAACCCTGTTGATCGATAAGATCGTCTCTCTCGTAAAAGATAAAAGGATTGAAGGTATTAGCGATATCCGTGATGAATCGGGCAGGCAGGGAATGAGATTAGTCGTTACTATAAAAAGAAACTCTGATGCAGATTCGGTTTTAAAGAAACTCTATAAATATTCTCAACTTCAGGTGAGTTATGTTGTTAATAATCGTGCGCTTGTTGGTGGTGTTCCGCAAGTACTCAATATGAGGGATCTTCTTCAAAATTATATCGATTTCAGGCATGAAGTCGTGGTTCGCAGAACCCAGTATGAACTTGATAATGCTGAAAAAAGACTTCATATTCTTGAGGGTCTTCGCATTGCTCTTGAGAATATCGACGAGATCATCGCGATCATTAAAAAATCTGAAAGCACTGCAGATGCTAATGAGAATCTTCAGAAAAAATTCGGTTTTACTGAAATACAGGCAAAAGCAATTCTCGAGATGAGATTGCAGAAATTAACCGGACTTGAAAGAGAGAAAATCGAACTTGAATATCGAGAACTTGTAAAAACAGTCGAGGAACTGAAGAGTATTCTCGAAATTCGAGGAAAACGTATGCAGATCATCAAAGACGAAGTCATTGAGATGAGAGAAAAATATAATGATGACCGAAAAACAACGATCCTCGATGGTTCAGCTGATATAGAAACTGAAGATATGATCGCAGATGAAGAAATGGTCGTCACGATTTCTCATGAAGGATACATCAAGCGTTTACCGATAAGAACCTATAGGAAACAACATAGGGGCGGTAAAGGTCTATCTGGCTCAAATCTTAAAGAAGAAGATTTCATCGAAAATGTGTTCGTGGCTTCAACACATGCTTTTATTCTCTTCTTTACAAATTTCGGGCAATGCCACTGGCTCAAAGTGCATAGAATTCCAAAAGTCGGCAGATTAGCACGAGGAAAAGCAATCGTAAATCTCCTCCAGCTTGAAAGAGATGAAAAGATAGAAGCGTATGTCACAGTGCGCGATTTTGAACTTCCTCATTTCGTGACAATCGTTACAAAGAACGGTATTATCAAAAAGACAGAGCTGGCAGCTTACTCCCATCCGCGCGTCGGTGGCATCATAGCAATCAAACTCATCGAAGGTGACGAATTGATCGATGCGCAGATAACAGAAGGTGTAAATGATGTGATCCTTGCAACAAAACATGGATTCGGCAACCGTTTCCATGAAACTGATGTGAAAGCACAGGGAAGAAATTCCCAAGGTGTTATCGGAATCAGATTGCGAGGAGATGACCAGGTCGTTTCTATGGTAATTGTTAAACGTGATGGTACACTTCTTTCAATAAGCGAGAACGGCTACGGGAAACGCACTCCTATAGCAGATTACCGTGTTACAAAACGGGGCAGCATGGGTGTCATTACCATGAAAACTACCCAACGTAACGGCAGTCTTGTGAGTGTAAAAGAAGTTGTTGATGATGACGATCTTATCATTATTACAAGTTCCGGAAAAGTTATTCGTCAACACGTTGGAAGCATCTCCGTTATTAGCAGAAATACTCAGGGAATGCGCCTTATCACGTTGAATGAGGGCGATAAAGTTACCGATGTTGCACGCGTTGCTCACGAAGAAGAGGATATCCCAGAAGATGAACTGGAAAATGGTGATATCATAGAAAATGATGAAGAGGTGGATGAAAATGTAGAAGATGATGCAATCGATAATGGGATATCCATAGAACCTGTTGAAGAAGATTCTGACGAAGAATAG
- a CDS encoding thymidine phosphorylase, protein MNPSQIIIKKRDHLQLSQEEIRFFINSYVHEEIQDYQMSAMLMAILLNGMNDQEIYLLSKEYIDSGVTLTFPESEGRCIDKHSTGGVGDKLSLMIAPIAAECDVMVPMISGRGLGHTGGTLDKLESIPGFQTQISLEKFQETVRKNNFAIIGQSDRIVPADRKIYALRDVTGTVESIPLITASIMSKKIASGIDGLVIDLKVGNGAFIGTIEHATQLAESMSNIAREFKKKIRINFTDMNAPLGKYIGNSFEVIEAIEFLKGNMEPDVKEVTFRLVADMIMLAGIVHEYKEAEIMIERSISNGKALDRFRKGIELQHGNPSIIDDYALFPQPKHHIMIKAASDGFISEMNSKAIGYALIEVHAGRKHVKEKIDYAAGLKLLKKVGDKVIQGEPIAELYYDNGDAAHAADEIARSFQYSKDSVIVKSRLLGTHN, encoded by the coding sequence ATGAATCCATCACAAATCATTATTAAAAAACGAGATCATCTTCAACTCTCCCAAGAAGAGATTCGCTTTTTCATTAATTCGTACGTTCATGAAGAAATTCAGGATTACCAGATGTCTGCTATGCTTATGGCAATTCTTCTGAATGGTATGAACGATCAGGAAATATACTTGCTTTCAAAGGAATATATCGATTCAGGTGTAACATTGACTTTTCCTGAATCTGAAGGACGCTGTATTGATAAGCACAGTACGGGGGGAGTCGGGGATAAGCTTTCTCTCATGATCGCACCAATTGCCGCTGAATGCGATGTTATGGTTCCCATGATATCGGGCAGGGGATTAGGACATACTGGTGGTACACTTGATAAACTTGAATCCATACCAGGTTTTCAAACTCAAATTTCTCTTGAAAAATTCCAGGAAACAGTTCGTAAAAACAATTTTGCCATTATTGGACAATCTGACAGAATCGTTCCCGCTGACCGGAAAATCTATGCCCTACGCGATGTAACAGGAACGGTGGAAAGTATTCCCCTCATCACAGCAAGCATCATGAGCAAAAAAATTGCGTCCGGTATTGACGGACTTGTGATTGATCTCAAAGTTGGGAATGGAGCATTTATCGGAACAATTGAACATGCAACCCAACTCGCTGAATCCATGAGTAATATCGCACGCGAATTTAAAAAGAAAATTCGCATCAATTTCACTGATATGAATGCTCCTTTAGGAAAATATATCGGTAATTCATTTGAGGTTATCGAGGCAATCGAGTTTCTCAAGGGCAATATGGAACCGGATGTAAAAGAGGTAACATTCAGACTGGTCGCAGATATGATCATGCTGGCTGGAATTGTTCACGAATACAAAGAAGCTGAAATCATGATCGAACGTTCAATTAGCAATGGCAAAGCACTTGACCGTTTCAGAAAAGGGATTGAATTACAACACGGAAATCCATCAATAATAGATGATTATGCACTTTTTCCTCAACCAAAACATCACATTATGATCAAAGCTGCATCTGATGGATTTATTAGTGAAATGAACAGTAAGGCTATTGGATACGCACTCATCGAAGTTCATGCTGGAAGAAAGCATGTGAAAGAAAAAATCGATTATGCTGCTGGACTTAAGTTGTTAAAAAAAGTTGGAGATAAAGTAATACAAGGTGAACCAATAGCAGAACTTTATTATGATAACGGAGATGCAGCCCATGCAGCGGATGAGATTGCAAGAAGTTTCCAATATTCAAAGGATTCGGTAATAGTAAAAAGCAGATTACTTGGTACACATAATTAG
- the rpmF gene encoding 50S ribosomal protein L32, with amino-acid sequence MAVPKQKRSKSKGRKRRTHYKAKAETLTKCSNCGETMRPHYACPHCGFYRGKKVITVSE; translated from the coding sequence ATGGCAGTGCCAAAACAAAAAAGGTCGAAATCAAAAGGCCGAAAGCGGAGAACGCATTATAAAGCAAAAGCTGAAACGCTGACGAAATGCAGCAATTGCGGAGAAACCATGCGTCCTCATTACGCATGTCCACACTGCGGATTTTACAGAGGAAAGAAAGTCATAACCGTTTCAGAATAA
- the plsX gene encoding phosphate acyltransferase PlsX, whose protein sequence is MRIAVDAFGSDKAPYPEVEGAVLAINNKCCSKVFLVGEKETLTSALEKFYYPKEAIIVVDAQEVIDPSEKPVAELRKKPNSSLMKALNLVKEGKADALVSAGSTGAVMAASLLYFGRIKGVLRPALAISLPTVQEPEILLDVGANVDCTAENLVQFAEMGSIYSAYFQKKKNPRIALINIGEESKKGNEVTIEAYARLQKLKSINFIGNIEGKDILKGKADVIISDGFIGNIMLKTVEGVAFSMFEILKQEFEHDWIAKIGAILSYPAYRYLKKKLDYTEYGGGFLLGVNDISIIAHGRSNAKAISNAIKFASFSKKSKFLSHIKEYYQHKMENQN, encoded by the coding sequence ATGAGAATTGCAGTCGATGCATTCGGTAGCGATAAAGCTCCATACCCGGAAGTCGAAGGCGCAGTTTTAGCAATCAACAACAAGTGTTGTTCTAAAGTATTTCTGGTCGGGGAAAAAGAAACACTCACTTCAGCGCTTGAAAAATTCTATTATCCTAAAGAAGCAATAATTGTTGTAGATGCTCAAGAAGTAATCGATCCTTCTGAAAAACCGGTTGCTGAGCTTCGAAAAAAACCGAATTCATCTTTGATGAAAGCACTGAACCTTGTTAAAGAAGGGAAGGCAGATGCACTTGTCAGCGCAGGTTCTACCGGCGCGGTCATGGCAGCATCACTTCTGTATTTCGGCAGGATTAAGGGGGTTCTCAGACCAGCTCTTGCAATCTCACTTCCAACCGTTCAAGAACCGGAAATTTTACTCGATGTAGGAGCAAATGTTGATTGTACAGCAGAAAATCTTGTTCAGTTTGCAGAAATGGGAAGCATATATTCGGCATATTTTCAAAAAAAGAAAAATCCTCGTATTGCGCTTATTAATATTGGTGAGGAAAGCAAGAAGGGAAATGAGGTTACCATCGAAGCATACGCGCGACTGCAAAAACTCAAATCGATCAACTTCATCGGTAATATTGAAGGAAAGGACATTCTCAAAGGAAAAGCAGATGTCATCATCTCAGACGGATTTATTGGAAACATCATGCTTAAAACTGTTGAAGGGGTTGCATTCTCCATGTTTGAAATTCTCAAACAGGAATTTGAACATGATTGGATCGCAAAGATCGGTGCAATACTTTCTTATCCTGCATATAGATACTTAAAGAAAAAACTCGATTACACTGAATACGGCGGGGGATTTCTCCTTGGCGTAAACGACATCTCCATCATTGCTCACGGACGGTCCAATGCTAAAGCGATCTCCAATGCAATCAAGTTTGCTAGTTTCTCAAAAAAATCAAAATTTTTATCGCACATCAAAGAATATTATCAGCATAAGATGGAGAACCAAAATTGA